In the Mastomys coucha isolate ucsf_1 unplaced genomic scaffold, UCSF_Mcou_1 pScaffold18, whole genome shotgun sequence genome, one interval contains:
- the Pusl1 gene encoding tRNA pseudouridine synthase-like 1 isoform X10: protein MGSYGAVGSVRARYLVFFQYLGTDFNGVAAVRGNQRAVGVLNFLEEAAKRLNSVDPVRFTISSRTDTGVHALSNAAHLDIQRRPGQQPFSPEVVTKALNTHLKHPAIRVLKAFRVPDDFHARHAATSRTYLYRLATGCSWPNQLPVFEQNVCWALPTEYLNIEAMQEAAQHLLGTHDFSAFQSAGSPVTNAVRTLRRVSVSPGPASPFVLPQESRRLQFWTLEFESQSFLYRQVRRMTAVLVAVGLETLAPTQVKVILESQDPLGKYQARVAPAHGLFLKSVLYNNFGLIS, encoded by the exons ATGGGTTCCTACGGGGCGGTGGGTTCCGTGCGTGCGCGCTACCTTGTGTTCTTCCAGTACTTGGGCACTGACTTCAA TGGAGTTGCGGCCGTGAGGGGTAATCAACGCGCTGTTGGGGTACTGAACTTCCTGGAG GAGGCTGCCAAGCGGCTGAACTCTGTCGACCCGGTCAGGTTCACCATCTCTAGCCGCACTGATACCGGAGTGCATGCCCTGAGCAACGCGGCGCACCTGGACATCCAGCGCCGCCCAGGCCAGCAGCCTTTCTCACCAGAGGTCGTGACCAAGGCCCTCAACACCCACCTGAAGCACCCGGCCATTCG TGTACTAAAGGCCTTCCGAGTGCCCGACGACTTCCACGCTCGACACGCAGCCACCTCCAGGACCTACCTATACCGTCTGGCTACAGGCTGCTCCTGGCCTAATCAACTGCCTGTGTTTGAACAAAATGTATGCTGGGCTCTGCCGACAGA ATACCTGAATATAGAGGCCATGCAGGAGGCTGCCCAGCACCTCCTCGGGACACATGATTTTAGTGCCTTCCAGTCTGCTGGCAGCCCAGTCACAAATGCTGTACGAACACTTCGAAGAGTCTCTGTGTCTCCTGGTCCAGCCAGTCCATTTGTCCTCCCTCAGGAGAGCAG GAGGCTGCAGTTCTGGACCCTGGAGTTTGAAAGCCAATCTTTCCTTTACAGACAG GTGCGGAGGATGACAGCTGTGTTGGTGGCTGTGGGATTAGAGACTTTGGCACCCACACAAGTGAAAGTGATTCTGGAGAGTCAAGATCCCTTGGGCAAGTATCAGGCTCGAGTTGCCCCAGCCCATGGCCTGTTCTTGAAGTCAGTGCTATATAACAACTTCG GTCTTATATCCTGA
- the Pusl1 gene encoding tRNA pseudouridine synthase-like 1 isoform X9, which yields MGSYGAVGSVRARYLVFFQYLGTDFNGVAAVRGNQRAVGVLNFLEEAAKRLNSVDPVRFTISSRTDTGVHALSNAAHLDIQRRPGQQPFSPEVVTKALNTHLKHPAIRVLKAFRVPDDFHARHAATSRTYLYRLATGCSWPNQLPVFEQNVCWALPTEYLNIEAMQEAAQHLLGTHDFSAFQSAGSPVTNAVRTLRRVSVSPGPASPFVLPQESRRLQFWTLEFESQSFLYRQVRRMTAVLVAVGLETLAPTQVKVILESQDPLGKYQARVAPAHGLFLKSVLYNNFGAHDR from the exons ATGGGTTCCTACGGGGCGGTGGGTTCCGTGCGTGCGCGCTACCTTGTGTTCTTCCAGTACTTGGGCACTGACTTCAA TGGAGTTGCGGCCGTGAGGGGTAATCAACGCGCTGTTGGGGTACTGAACTTCCTGGAG GAGGCTGCCAAGCGGCTGAACTCTGTCGACCCGGTCAGGTTCACCATCTCTAGCCGCACTGATACCGGAGTGCATGCCCTGAGCAACGCGGCGCACCTGGACATCCAGCGCCGCCCAGGCCAGCAGCCTTTCTCACCAGAGGTCGTGACCAAGGCCCTCAACACCCACCTGAAGCACCCGGCCATTCG TGTACTAAAGGCCTTCCGAGTGCCCGACGACTTCCACGCTCGACACGCAGCCACCTCCAGGACCTACCTATACCGTCTGGCTACAGGCTGCTCCTGGCCTAATCAACTGCCTGTGTTTGAACAAAATGTATGCTGGGCTCTGCCGACAGA ATACCTGAATATAGAGGCCATGCAGGAGGCTGCCCAGCACCTCCTCGGGACACATGATTTTAGTGCCTTCCAGTCTGCTGGCAGCCCAGTCACAAATGCTGTACGAACACTTCGAAGAGTCTCTGTGTCTCCTGGTCCAGCCAGTCCATTTGTCCTCCCTCAGGAGAGCAG GAGGCTGCAGTTCTGGACCCTGGAGTTTGAAAGCCAATCTTTCCTTTACAGACAG GTGCGGAGGATGACAGCTGTGTTGGTGGCTGTGGGATTAGAGACTTTGGCACCCACACAAGTGAAAGTGATTCTGGAGAGTCAAGATCCCTTGGGCAAGTATCAGGCTCGAGTTGCCCCAGCCCATGGCCTGTTCTTGAAGTCAGTGCTATATAACAACTTCG GTGCACACGACAGGTGA
- the Pusl1 gene encoding tRNA pseudouridine synthase-like 1 isoform X1 codes for MVKLRELTKTTFGSTRLENCRQTLSRTAARRSGVNELRTLVRKQPSSRPCEAEDSKHSRVQKTALRIRSLNLVPPPFLHSGGGVAAVRGNQRAVGVLNFLEEAAKRLNSVDPVRFTISSRTDTGVHALSNAAHLDIQRRPGQQPFSPEVVTKALNTHLKHPAIRVLKAFRVPDDFHARHAATSRTYLYRLATGCSWPNQLPVFEQNVCWALPTEYLNIEAMQEAAQHLLGTHDFSAFQSAGSPVTNAVRTLRRVSVSPGPASPFVLPQESRRLQFWTLEFESQSFLYRQVRRMTAVLVAVGLETLAPTQVKVILESQDPLGKYQARVAPAHGLFLKSVLYNNFGAHDR; via the exons ATGGTTAAACTCAGGGAGCTTACAAAAACTACATTTGGGAGCACTCGGCTGGAAAACTGCAGACAGACACTTTCCCGGACGGCGGCGAGGAGATCGGGAGTGAACGAATTAAGGACACTTGTGCGGAAGCAACCATCATCGCGCCCCTGTGAGGCAGAGGACAGTAAACATAGTCGGGTCCAGAAGACAGCACTTCGCATCCGCTCCCTAAACTTGGTCCCGCCTCCGTTTCTCCATTCAGGCGG TGGAGTTGCGGCCGTGAGGGGTAATCAACGCGCTGTTGGGGTACTGAACTTCCTGGAG GAGGCTGCCAAGCGGCTGAACTCTGTCGACCCGGTCAGGTTCACCATCTCTAGCCGCACTGATACCGGAGTGCATGCCCTGAGCAACGCGGCGCACCTGGACATCCAGCGCCGCCCAGGCCAGCAGCCTTTCTCACCAGAGGTCGTGACCAAGGCCCTCAACACCCACCTGAAGCACCCGGCCATTCG TGTACTAAAGGCCTTCCGAGTGCCCGACGACTTCCACGCTCGACACGCAGCCACCTCCAGGACCTACCTATACCGTCTGGCTACAGGCTGCTCCTGGCCTAATCAACTGCCTGTGTTTGAACAAAATGTATGCTGGGCTCTGCCGACAGA ATACCTGAATATAGAGGCCATGCAGGAGGCTGCCCAGCACCTCCTCGGGACACATGATTTTAGTGCCTTCCAGTCTGCTGGCAGCCCAGTCACAAATGCTGTACGAACACTTCGAAGAGTCTCTGTGTCTCCTGGTCCAGCCAGTCCATTTGTCCTCCCTCAGGAGAGCAG GAGGCTGCAGTTCTGGACCCTGGAGTTTGAAAGCCAATCTTTCCTTTACAGACAG GTGCGGAGGATGACAGCTGTGTTGGTGGCTGTGGGATTAGAGACTTTGGCACCCACACAAGTGAAAGTGATTCTGGAGAGTCAAGATCCCTTGGGCAAGTATCAGGCTCGAGTTGCCCCAGCCCATGGCCTGTTCTTGAAGTCAGTGCTATATAACAACTTCG GTGCACACGACAGGTGA
- the Pusl1 gene encoding tRNA pseudouridine synthase-like 1 isoform X2, with product MVKLRELTKTTFGSTRLENCRQTLSRTAARRSGVNELRTLVRKQPSSRPCEAEDSKHSRVQKTALRIRSLNLVPPPFLHSGGGVAAVRGNQRAVGVLNFLEEAAKRLNSVDPVRFTISSRTDTGVHALSNAAHLDIQRRPGQQPFSPEVVTKALNTHLKHPAIRVLKAFRVPDDFHARHAATSRTYLYRLATGCSWPNQLPVFEQNVCWALPTEYLNIEAMQEAAQHLLGTHDFSAFQSAGSPVTNAVRTLRRVSVSPGPASPFVLPQESRRLQFWTLEFESQSFLYRQVRRMTAVLVAVGLETLAPTQVKVILESQDPLGKYQARVAPAHGLFLKSVLYNNFGLIS from the exons ATGGTTAAACTCAGGGAGCTTACAAAAACTACATTTGGGAGCACTCGGCTGGAAAACTGCAGACAGACACTTTCCCGGACGGCGGCGAGGAGATCGGGAGTGAACGAATTAAGGACACTTGTGCGGAAGCAACCATCATCGCGCCCCTGTGAGGCAGAGGACAGTAAACATAGTCGGGTCCAGAAGACAGCACTTCGCATCCGCTCCCTAAACTTGGTCCCGCCTCCGTTTCTCCATTCAGGCGG TGGAGTTGCGGCCGTGAGGGGTAATCAACGCGCTGTTGGGGTACTGAACTTCCTGGAG GAGGCTGCCAAGCGGCTGAACTCTGTCGACCCGGTCAGGTTCACCATCTCTAGCCGCACTGATACCGGAGTGCATGCCCTGAGCAACGCGGCGCACCTGGACATCCAGCGCCGCCCAGGCCAGCAGCCTTTCTCACCAGAGGTCGTGACCAAGGCCCTCAACACCCACCTGAAGCACCCGGCCATTCG TGTACTAAAGGCCTTCCGAGTGCCCGACGACTTCCACGCTCGACACGCAGCCACCTCCAGGACCTACCTATACCGTCTGGCTACAGGCTGCTCCTGGCCTAATCAACTGCCTGTGTTTGAACAAAATGTATGCTGGGCTCTGCCGACAGA ATACCTGAATATAGAGGCCATGCAGGAGGCTGCCCAGCACCTCCTCGGGACACATGATTTTAGTGCCTTCCAGTCTGCTGGCAGCCCAGTCACAAATGCTGTACGAACACTTCGAAGAGTCTCTGTGTCTCCTGGTCCAGCCAGTCCATTTGTCCTCCCTCAGGAGAGCAG GAGGCTGCAGTTCTGGACCCTGGAGTTTGAAAGCCAATCTTTCCTTTACAGACAG GTGCGGAGGATGACAGCTGTGTTGGTGGCTGTGGGATTAGAGACTTTGGCACCCACACAAGTGAAAGTGATTCTGGAGAGTCAAGATCCCTTGGGCAAGTATCAGGCTCGAGTTGCCCCAGCCCATGGCCTGTTCTTGAAGTCAGTGCTATATAACAACTTCG GTCTTATATCCTGA
- the Pusl1 gene encoding tRNA pseudouridine synthase-like 1 isoform X8: protein MVKLRELTKTTFGSTRLENCRQTLSRTAARRSGVNELRTLVRKQPSSRPCEAEDSKHSRVQKTALRIRSLNLVPPPFLHSGGGVAAVRGNQRAVGVLNFLEEAAKRLNSVDPVRFTISSRTDTGVHALSNAAHLDIQRRPGQQPFSPEVVTKALNTHLKHPAIRVLKAFRVPDDFHARHAATSRTYLYRLATGCSWPNQLPVFEQNVCWALPTEYLNIEAMQEAAQHLLGTHDFSAFQSAGSPVTNAVRTLRRVSVSPGPASPFVLPQESRRLQFWTLEFESQSFLYRQDLVTEEWPASPDWWSCLQAG, encoded by the exons ATGGTTAAACTCAGGGAGCTTACAAAAACTACATTTGGGAGCACTCGGCTGGAAAACTGCAGACAGACACTTTCCCGGACGGCGGCGAGGAGATCGGGAGTGAACGAATTAAGGACACTTGTGCGGAAGCAACCATCATCGCGCCCCTGTGAGGCAGAGGACAGTAAACATAGTCGGGTCCAGAAGACAGCACTTCGCATCCGCTCCCTAAACTTGGTCCCGCCTCCGTTTCTCCATTCAGGCGG TGGAGTTGCGGCCGTGAGGGGTAATCAACGCGCTGTTGGGGTACTGAACTTCCTGGAG GAGGCTGCCAAGCGGCTGAACTCTGTCGACCCGGTCAGGTTCACCATCTCTAGCCGCACTGATACCGGAGTGCATGCCCTGAGCAACGCGGCGCACCTGGACATCCAGCGCCGCCCAGGCCAGCAGCCTTTCTCACCAGAGGTCGTGACCAAGGCCCTCAACACCCACCTGAAGCACCCGGCCATTCG TGTACTAAAGGCCTTCCGAGTGCCCGACGACTTCCACGCTCGACACGCAGCCACCTCCAGGACCTACCTATACCGTCTGGCTACAGGCTGCTCCTGGCCTAATCAACTGCCTGTGTTTGAACAAAATGTATGCTGGGCTCTGCCGACAGA ATACCTGAATATAGAGGCCATGCAGGAGGCTGCCCAGCACCTCCTCGGGACACATGATTTTAGTGCCTTCCAGTCTGCTGGCAGCCCAGTCACAAATGCTGTACGAACACTTCGAAGAGTCTCTGTGTCTCCTGGTCCAGCCAGTCCATTTGTCCTCCCTCAGGAGAGCAG GAGGCTGCAGTTCTGGACCCTGGAGTTTGAAAGCCAATCTTTCCTTTACAGACAG
- the Pusl1 gene encoding tRNA pseudouridine synthase-like 1 isoform X11 produces MQEAAQHLLGTHDFSAFQSAGSPVTNAVRTLRRVSVSPGPASPFVLPQESRRLQFWTLEFESQSFLYRQVRRMTAVLVAVGLETLAPTQVKVILESQDPLGKYQARVAPAHGLFLKSVLYNNFGAHDR; encoded by the exons ATGCAGGAGGCTGCCCAGCACCTCCTCGGGACACATGATTTTAGTGCCTTCCAGTCTGCTGGCAGCCCAGTCACAAATGCTGTACGAACACTTCGAAGAGTCTCTGTGTCTCCTGGTCCAGCCAGTCCATTTGTCCTCCCTCAGGAGAGCAG GAGGCTGCAGTTCTGGACCCTGGAGTTTGAAAGCCAATCTTTCCTTTACAGACAG GTGCGGAGGATGACAGCTGTGTTGGTGGCTGTGGGATTAGAGACTTTGGCACCCACACAAGTGAAAGTGATTCTGGAGAGTCAAGATCCCTTGGGCAAGTATCAGGCTCGAGTTGCCCCAGCCCATGGCCTGTTCTTGAAGTCAGTGCTATATAACAACTTCG GTGCACACGACAGGTGA
- the Pusl1 gene encoding tRNA pseudouridine synthase-like 1 isoform X5, with protein MVKLRELTKTTFGSTRLENCRQTLSRTAARRSGVNELRTLVRKQPSSRPCEAEDSKHSRVQKTALRIRSLNLVPPPFLHSGGGVAAVRGNQRAVGVLNFLEEAAKRLNSVDPVRFTISSRTDTGVHALSNAAHLDIQRRPGQQPFSPEVVTKALNTHLKHPAIRVLKAFRVPDDFHARHAATSRTYLYRLATGCSWPNQLPVFEQNVCWALPTEYLNIEAMQEAAQHLLGTHDFSAFQSAGSPVTNAVRTLRRVSVSPGPASPFVLPQESRRLQFWTLEFESQSFLYRQVRRMTAVLVAVGLETLAPTQVKVILESQDPLGLIS; from the exons ATGGTTAAACTCAGGGAGCTTACAAAAACTACATTTGGGAGCACTCGGCTGGAAAACTGCAGACAGACACTTTCCCGGACGGCGGCGAGGAGATCGGGAGTGAACGAATTAAGGACACTTGTGCGGAAGCAACCATCATCGCGCCCCTGTGAGGCAGAGGACAGTAAACATAGTCGGGTCCAGAAGACAGCACTTCGCATCCGCTCCCTAAACTTGGTCCCGCCTCCGTTTCTCCATTCAGGCGG TGGAGTTGCGGCCGTGAGGGGTAATCAACGCGCTGTTGGGGTACTGAACTTCCTGGAG GAGGCTGCCAAGCGGCTGAACTCTGTCGACCCGGTCAGGTTCACCATCTCTAGCCGCACTGATACCGGAGTGCATGCCCTGAGCAACGCGGCGCACCTGGACATCCAGCGCCGCCCAGGCCAGCAGCCTTTCTCACCAGAGGTCGTGACCAAGGCCCTCAACACCCACCTGAAGCACCCGGCCATTCG TGTACTAAAGGCCTTCCGAGTGCCCGACGACTTCCACGCTCGACACGCAGCCACCTCCAGGACCTACCTATACCGTCTGGCTACAGGCTGCTCCTGGCCTAATCAACTGCCTGTGTTTGAACAAAATGTATGCTGGGCTCTGCCGACAGA ATACCTGAATATAGAGGCCATGCAGGAGGCTGCCCAGCACCTCCTCGGGACACATGATTTTAGTGCCTTCCAGTCTGCTGGCAGCCCAGTCACAAATGCTGTACGAACACTTCGAAGAGTCTCTGTGTCTCCTGGTCCAGCCAGTCCATTTGTCCTCCCTCAGGAGAGCAG GAGGCTGCAGTTCTGGACCCTGGAGTTTGAAAGCCAATCTTTCCTTTACAGACAG GTGCGGAGGATGACAGCTGTGTTGGTGGCTGTGGGATTAGAGACTTTGGCACCCACACAAGTGAAAGTGATTCTGGAGAGTCAAGATCCCTTGG GTCTTATATCCTGA
- the Pusl1 gene encoding tRNA pseudouridine synthase-like 1 isoform X3, with the protein MVKLRELTKTTFGSTRLENCRQTLSRTAARRSGVNELRTLVRKQPSSRPCEAEDSKHSRVQKTALRIRSLNLVPPPFLHSGGGVAAVRGNQRAVGVLNFLEEAAKRLNSVDPVRFTISSRTDTGVHALSNAAHLDIQRRPGQQPFSPEVVTKALNTHLKHPAIRVLKAFRVPDDFHARHAATSRTYLYRLATGCSWPNQLPVFEQNVCWALPTEYLNIEAMQEAAQHLLGTHDFSAFQSAGSPVTNAVRTLRRVSVSPGPASPFVLPQESRRLQFWTLEFESQSFLYRQVRRMTAVLVAVGLETLAPTQVKVILESQDPLGKYQARVAPAHGLFLKSVLYNNFGQSL; encoded by the exons ATGGTTAAACTCAGGGAGCTTACAAAAACTACATTTGGGAGCACTCGGCTGGAAAACTGCAGACAGACACTTTCCCGGACGGCGGCGAGGAGATCGGGAGTGAACGAATTAAGGACACTTGTGCGGAAGCAACCATCATCGCGCCCCTGTGAGGCAGAGGACAGTAAACATAGTCGGGTCCAGAAGACAGCACTTCGCATCCGCTCCCTAAACTTGGTCCCGCCTCCGTTTCTCCATTCAGGCGG TGGAGTTGCGGCCGTGAGGGGTAATCAACGCGCTGTTGGGGTACTGAACTTCCTGGAG GAGGCTGCCAAGCGGCTGAACTCTGTCGACCCGGTCAGGTTCACCATCTCTAGCCGCACTGATACCGGAGTGCATGCCCTGAGCAACGCGGCGCACCTGGACATCCAGCGCCGCCCAGGCCAGCAGCCTTTCTCACCAGAGGTCGTGACCAAGGCCCTCAACACCCACCTGAAGCACCCGGCCATTCG TGTACTAAAGGCCTTCCGAGTGCCCGACGACTTCCACGCTCGACACGCAGCCACCTCCAGGACCTACCTATACCGTCTGGCTACAGGCTGCTCCTGGCCTAATCAACTGCCTGTGTTTGAACAAAATGTATGCTGGGCTCTGCCGACAGA ATACCTGAATATAGAGGCCATGCAGGAGGCTGCCCAGCACCTCCTCGGGACACATGATTTTAGTGCCTTCCAGTCTGCTGGCAGCCCAGTCACAAATGCTGTACGAACACTTCGAAGAGTCTCTGTGTCTCCTGGTCCAGCCAGTCCATTTGTCCTCCCTCAGGAGAGCAG GAGGCTGCAGTTCTGGACCCTGGAGTTTGAAAGCCAATCTTTCCTTTACAGACAG GTGCGGAGGATGACAGCTGTGTTGGTGGCTGTGGGATTAGAGACTTTGGCACCCACACAAGTGAAAGTGATTCTGGAGAGTCAAGATCCCTTGGGCAAGTATCAGGCTCGAGTTGCCCCAGCCCATGGCCTGTTCTTGAAGTCAGTGCTATATAACAACTTCG GACAAAGTCTGTGA
- the Pusl1 gene encoding tRNA pseudouridine synthase-like 1 isoform X4, with the protein MVKLRELTKTTFGSTRLENCRQTLSRTAARRSGVNELRTLVRKQPSSRPCEAEDSKHSRVQKTALRIRSLNLVPPPFLHSGGGVAAVRGNQRAVGVLNFLEEAAKRLNSVDPVRFTISSRTDTGVHALSNAAHLDIQRRPGQQPFSPEVVTKALNTHLKHPAIRVLKAFRVPDDFHARHAATSRTYLYRLATGCSWPNQLPVFEQNVCWALPTEYLNIEAMQEAAQHLLGTHDFSAFQSAGSPVTNAVRTLRRVSVSPGPASPFVLPQESRRLQFWTLEFESQSFLYRQVRRMTAVLVAVGLETLAPTQVKVILESQDPLGKYQARVAPAHGLFLKSVLYNNFGPCH; encoded by the exons ATGGTTAAACTCAGGGAGCTTACAAAAACTACATTTGGGAGCACTCGGCTGGAAAACTGCAGACAGACACTTTCCCGGACGGCGGCGAGGAGATCGGGAGTGAACGAATTAAGGACACTTGTGCGGAAGCAACCATCATCGCGCCCCTGTGAGGCAGAGGACAGTAAACATAGTCGGGTCCAGAAGACAGCACTTCGCATCCGCTCCCTAAACTTGGTCCCGCCTCCGTTTCTCCATTCAGGCGG TGGAGTTGCGGCCGTGAGGGGTAATCAACGCGCTGTTGGGGTACTGAACTTCCTGGAG GAGGCTGCCAAGCGGCTGAACTCTGTCGACCCGGTCAGGTTCACCATCTCTAGCCGCACTGATACCGGAGTGCATGCCCTGAGCAACGCGGCGCACCTGGACATCCAGCGCCGCCCAGGCCAGCAGCCTTTCTCACCAGAGGTCGTGACCAAGGCCCTCAACACCCACCTGAAGCACCCGGCCATTCG TGTACTAAAGGCCTTCCGAGTGCCCGACGACTTCCACGCTCGACACGCAGCCACCTCCAGGACCTACCTATACCGTCTGGCTACAGGCTGCTCCTGGCCTAATCAACTGCCTGTGTTTGAACAAAATGTATGCTGGGCTCTGCCGACAGA ATACCTGAATATAGAGGCCATGCAGGAGGCTGCCCAGCACCTCCTCGGGACACATGATTTTAGTGCCTTCCAGTCTGCTGGCAGCCCAGTCACAAATGCTGTACGAACACTTCGAAGAGTCTCTGTGTCTCCTGGTCCAGCCAGTCCATTTGTCCTCCCTCAGGAGAGCAG GAGGCTGCAGTTCTGGACCCTGGAGTTTGAAAGCCAATCTTTCCTTTACAGACAG GTGCGGAGGATGACAGCTGTGTTGGTGGCTGTGGGATTAGAGACTTTGGCACCCACACAAGTGAAAGTGATTCTGGAGAGTCAAGATCCCTTGGGCAAGTATCAGGCTCGAGTTGCCCCAGCCCATGGCCTGTTCTTGAAGTCAGTGCTATATAACAACTTCG
- the Pusl1 gene encoding tRNA pseudouridine synthase-like 1 isoform X6: MVKLRELTKTTFGSTRLENCRQTLSRTAARRSGVNELRTLVRKQPSSRPCEAEDSKHSRVQKTALRIRSLNLVPPPFLHSGGGVAAVRGNQRAVGVLNFLEEAAKRLNSVDPVRFTISSRTDTGVHALSNAAHLDIQRRPGQQPFSPEVVTKALNTHLKHPAIRVLKAFRVPDDFHARHAATSRTYLYRLATGCSWPNQLPVFEQNVCWALPTEYLNIEAMQEAAQHLLGTHDFSAFQSAGSPVTNAVRTLRRVSVSPGPASPFVLPQESRRLQFWTLEFESQSFLYRQVRRMTAVLVAVGLETLAPTQVKVILESQDPLGQSL, encoded by the exons ATGGTTAAACTCAGGGAGCTTACAAAAACTACATTTGGGAGCACTCGGCTGGAAAACTGCAGACAGACACTTTCCCGGACGGCGGCGAGGAGATCGGGAGTGAACGAATTAAGGACACTTGTGCGGAAGCAACCATCATCGCGCCCCTGTGAGGCAGAGGACAGTAAACATAGTCGGGTCCAGAAGACAGCACTTCGCATCCGCTCCCTAAACTTGGTCCCGCCTCCGTTTCTCCATTCAGGCGG TGGAGTTGCGGCCGTGAGGGGTAATCAACGCGCTGTTGGGGTACTGAACTTCCTGGAG GAGGCTGCCAAGCGGCTGAACTCTGTCGACCCGGTCAGGTTCACCATCTCTAGCCGCACTGATACCGGAGTGCATGCCCTGAGCAACGCGGCGCACCTGGACATCCAGCGCCGCCCAGGCCAGCAGCCTTTCTCACCAGAGGTCGTGACCAAGGCCCTCAACACCCACCTGAAGCACCCGGCCATTCG TGTACTAAAGGCCTTCCGAGTGCCCGACGACTTCCACGCTCGACACGCAGCCACCTCCAGGACCTACCTATACCGTCTGGCTACAGGCTGCTCCTGGCCTAATCAACTGCCTGTGTTTGAACAAAATGTATGCTGGGCTCTGCCGACAGA ATACCTGAATATAGAGGCCATGCAGGAGGCTGCCCAGCACCTCCTCGGGACACATGATTTTAGTGCCTTCCAGTCTGCTGGCAGCCCAGTCACAAATGCTGTACGAACACTTCGAAGAGTCTCTGTGTCTCCTGGTCCAGCCAGTCCATTTGTCCTCCCTCAGGAGAGCAG GAGGCTGCAGTTCTGGACCCTGGAGTTTGAAAGCCAATCTTTCCTTTACAGACAG GTGCGGAGGATGACAGCTGTGTTGGTGGCTGTGGGATTAGAGACTTTGGCACCCACACAAGTGAAAGTGATTCTGGAGAGTCAAGATCCCTTGG GACAAAGTCTGTGA
- the Pusl1 gene encoding tRNA pseudouridine synthase-like 1 isoform X7: MVKLRELTKTTFGSTRLENCRQTLSRTAARRSGVNELRTLVRKQPSSRPCEAEDSKHSRVQKTALRIRSLNLVPPPFLHSGGGVAAVRGNQRAVGVLNFLEEAAKRLNSVDPVRFTISSRTDTGVHALSNAAHLDIQRRPGQQPFSPEVVTKALNTHLKHPAIRVLKAFRVPDDFHARHAATSRTYLYRLATGCSWPNQLPVFEQNVCWALPTEYLNIEAMQEAAQHLLGTHDFSAFQSAGSPVTNAVRTLRRVSVSPGPASPFVLPQESRRLQFWTLEFESQSFLYRQVRRMTAVLVAVGLETLAPTQVKVILESQDPLGPCH; the protein is encoded by the exons ATGGTTAAACTCAGGGAGCTTACAAAAACTACATTTGGGAGCACTCGGCTGGAAAACTGCAGACAGACACTTTCCCGGACGGCGGCGAGGAGATCGGGAGTGAACGAATTAAGGACACTTGTGCGGAAGCAACCATCATCGCGCCCCTGTGAGGCAGAGGACAGTAAACATAGTCGGGTCCAGAAGACAGCACTTCGCATCCGCTCCCTAAACTTGGTCCCGCCTCCGTTTCTCCATTCAGGCGG TGGAGTTGCGGCCGTGAGGGGTAATCAACGCGCTGTTGGGGTACTGAACTTCCTGGAG GAGGCTGCCAAGCGGCTGAACTCTGTCGACCCGGTCAGGTTCACCATCTCTAGCCGCACTGATACCGGAGTGCATGCCCTGAGCAACGCGGCGCACCTGGACATCCAGCGCCGCCCAGGCCAGCAGCCTTTCTCACCAGAGGTCGTGACCAAGGCCCTCAACACCCACCTGAAGCACCCGGCCATTCG TGTACTAAAGGCCTTCCGAGTGCCCGACGACTTCCACGCTCGACACGCAGCCACCTCCAGGACCTACCTATACCGTCTGGCTACAGGCTGCTCCTGGCCTAATCAACTGCCTGTGTTTGAACAAAATGTATGCTGGGCTCTGCCGACAGA ATACCTGAATATAGAGGCCATGCAGGAGGCTGCCCAGCACCTCCTCGGGACACATGATTTTAGTGCCTTCCAGTCTGCTGGCAGCCCAGTCACAAATGCTGTACGAACACTTCGAAGAGTCTCTGTGTCTCCTGGTCCAGCCAGTCCATTTGTCCTCCCTCAGGAGAGCAG GAGGCTGCAGTTCTGGACCCTGGAGTTTGAAAGCCAATCTTTCCTTTACAGACAG GTGCGGAGGATGACAGCTGTGTTGGTGGCTGTGGGATTAGAGACTTTGGCACCCACACAAGTGAAAGTGATTCTGGAGAGTCAAGATCCCTTGG